The DNA region cctttttctgtctgttctccctcttttataacctgattttcatggctttgtgggctcaaatgagagaggtccaaatccaagattttttcttttatttatttattcatttaattaaataattttttttttaattttttttttaactttttttttcgaaacgcgtgggcttcgcctagcgagcatgacagttcatgaacaaacctttgctccttcaagattaacgttttgactgacgaatagacccatgttggaagtaactcaagtctttcccttgtgttgacttatcatctaaatagaacccacaaagtgtcctgaatgatgttcaagcttcttggagctaatcccgattgacatgatgaaatgcaatgtatctaatgttaaatgacctaaaaatgaatgcgtgaataaggagggcaaattttggggtgttacacgTGGCATTTGATGCACCATCGAACACAAGTCTCCATCGAGCTTTCGATTCGCTTTCTTTGTTGCCACTTACAACCTCCTTATTATGCAGaaccataatgtcttcatcaggaaaatcaaaTTGTATCGACTGATAATCCTTTACTGGTCGGTGGGCAAGATATTCTGATAATACATTTCCTTTTATCGCCTTTTGGGTAACATACTAGTTGTTGTATTCAGATAATAGCATCTGCCAACGGTAAATCCTTCTAGTGAGAGCCAATTTCTCGAAgatgtatttgatgggatccatctttAATATCAACCACGTGGTATGAgtcaacatgtattgtcttagGTGTCGGGCGACCCATGCtaatgcacaacaagttttctctagtAAGGAACACATGGATTCATGAttggtgaatttcttactcaagtagtagataaCATGTTCCTTTTTACCGGTTTCATCTTGTTGCCCCAACACACATTCCATCAAACCATCAAGCATTGTTAGGTACATAATAAGTGGTTTCCATGGAACTAGAGGTACTAAGATATAtggctcttgcaagtattccTTGATTCTATTGAAGGCCTTTTGGAAACCCTCATTCCATTCAATAGTTGATCCTTTTTGAGTAACTTGAATATTGATTCACAAGTGGCCGTAAGGTGCGAGATGAACCTATCAATGTTGTTTAATTTCCCTAAGAAACCACTAACTTCTTTTTTCGTTTTCGGAACTAGCATATCTTGGATGGattttactttgtcaggatcaacTTTAATTCCTCTTTGGATGACTATAAACCCCAACAGTTTCCCTGACCTAACTCCAAAAGTGCACTTTTCAGGATTCAGACGtaacttgaatttcctcaaacaATCAAACAACTTATGTAAGTTGACTACGTGGTCCTCCTCAATTTGTGACTTGGTAATCATATCATCGACGTAGACCTCTATCTCTTTATGAGTCGTATCGTGAAAGAGAGTCATCATTGCATGTTGGTATGTTTCCCCAACATTTTCAATCCGAAAGGAATTaccttgtaacagaaggtgccccaaGGGGTGATAAgtgtggttttctccatgtctgTGGGAGCCATCTTTATCTGGTTATAACCGGTGAATCCGTTCATAAATGAGATAACCTAAAATTAagcggtgttatctaccaacacatcaatgtggcgtagaggaaaatcgtcttgAGGACTGGCTCTATcaaatctcggtagtccacacacattctaactttatcatctttcttcgggactggcacaatgttagTAATCCACCATGGATATTTTGCAACGACTAAGAATCCTATGTCAAACTGCTTTCTAACTTCCTCTCTAATCTTCAGGGACATGTCGAGTCTAGTCCTTCTCAATTTTTGCTTTACTAGAGGCCACTCTGGTTTGAGAGGTAGCTTCTGTACGACGATGCTCGTGTCTAGTCCTGacatatcttggtatgaccaagcaaacacgttTGTGTACTCATTTAGGAGTTTGACTAATCTTTTCTTGATTTCCTCATTTAAGGAAGCTCTGAACTTAACCTCTTTCTTATTTTCTTCAGTTCCCGGATTGATCACATTCACTGGTTCCTGATGAGATTGAATTACTTTATCCTCTTGTTTCAACATTCTGGCTAACTCTTCAGAAAGCTCATAATCGTCTTCATCACCTTCTTCCGCTTGGTTAATCGGGAATTCGAAGTTTTAAGAGACTGTAGTAGTGTTGTTTTCAATAGGTTCATTTATTAAACTGGATGCAGAggatttttatttattattattttgagaATGAAGTGGTAGGAATAAGAGTGTATGAAAGAATATTTCCATCTTTGAAAAACTTGAAATGAAAGAAAATGGAGCTCAATcaaaaataaaatacaattttattgATAAATAAGTCATTGAAACAAAAGGGGCCCCTATAAAGCTTATACATTTTCCTTGGGCAGAGCAAAGGACTTATTATAATTTTATTTAGAAAACAGTAAATAACTTTTAACTAGAAATCATCTCAAGAATCTCGACGAACTTCCAATTATTGAGAGTAGCATCTGGTAAGCAGTGACACACCAAGTTGAGCATCTCTTCACTTTCTTCTTCAACTGCAACCACATGATCTTCATTTATGTACCCATCACTATGGAAAGTTTCTTGGAGGGTGCAAACCTTCTTCTGATTGGTCTTGTGAACCACTTTATTAACTGGTTTATAACCTAGTCTGAACCAATCCTTCTTCTCAGGTATCTCCAACAGCTTACCCCGACCCGATGTAACTCCGCTCTTAATTAGATATGAAACTTTCCCTCATGAAGAGACTGACTTCTCACTCTTCAGAGCGCCTTGTTTCCTACTGACCGCCATAATTTCTAAGGCATGGAAAGGTATCTCCAAAGTTTCTCCCCCCGCTTCAATATATCTAAATGACGAGAGGTGGCTGATAAACATGTCCTCTTCACCCTCGACAATTATCAATTTATCACCTACTATGAATTTCAGCATCTGGTGAAGTGTGGAAGTGACGACCCCTACAACATGGATCCAAGGTCGTCCCAGAAGACAATTATAACATGGGTTGATGTCTATCAATTGGAAGGTTGTCATAAATGTATGTGGCCCAACCATTATTGGTAGACCGACTTCCCTAATTACCATTCTTTTTGAACCGTCGAAAGCTTTGACGACCAATGTGCTAGTCTTCATGAAAGTTCTCACATCGTTCAGCTTCACAAGAGTGTTTTTAGGCATGACATTCAGAGATGAGCCCGTTTCCACCAATACTCTTGAGAGGATAATATCATGGCACTTGGCCGATATATGTAGGGCCTTATTATGGGTCTGCCCTTATGGAGGTTATTCGTCACTACTGAACCCTAAGCAACTGCTATAAGTAATGTTGGATATTATCCATAAAATTAATCCACTATTATGTCCTTGGTGACATGTACCTCGTTCAGGATCTTTAATAGAGCCCCTCTATGAGCTTCAGAGCTTAATAATAAAGACAATATAAAGATTTTAGAAGGTGCCTGTTTTAATTGATCCACCACCTTATAGTCACTCTTTTTCATAAGTCTCAAGAATTCCTCCGCCACTTCTTGAGGCGCAATCTTCTTGGAGGGTCATTCTTTTAAACTCATGGCCTCTTTTCCCTTTGAACTCTCGGGGATGTTCTTTTTTGGTGGTTGTTTGAGGGCGAACACCCTTCCACTACGAGTCATGCCTCTGATACCAACTATATTAATAACTGTTGGTTCTAGAACTAGTGGTTTCTCTCCCACACACAATGTCGTGTTATAGTTCCATGGTACTGATTTAATGCTTTCAAATGGGAATGGTGCAGGAACATGGAAGACGATGGGGTATGCCAATGACATTGGTATTTGAACAGGTCTTTGAATTGGAATCTAAAAAGTTATCGGAACAGGTATCTGAATCGATGTCTAAACCTCTCTTCTTTGATAAGGGATCTCAATGGGTATATGTCCCTGGGGTTCTATGGCTGAAATTTCCTCCACTTTCTTCGAGTATCCGATTTGAACAAAACCCTGGTCCATCATCTACTGAAGACACATTTTCATTTTCTCACATTTGTCCGAATTAACAAGAAAAACTTTACAATCTGCGTGTAACTCTTGAAGACATGAGAGACGTCTTGCTCCAAAACGGTATGACCTATTTTCTAAAAAAAAGACACATCTTTTTCTTCAATATCGTATTCTTCTTCAAATATTTGTCCATCTGAAACAAACTTAAATAGGCCAATCTAGCTCAAATTCAAGCCAGAATGAAAAAAGTGCATCCACTCCTTTTTCTTATCAATGACACTTTCAACACATGAATCATCTATATCAACTTTAAATTAAGCATTGACAATGGCATCAACATCAATGGTCTTTTTTAAGGAAAGGATCTCTGCCATCGCCTCCTTCAACTCTTTATCTTGTTGCAGAAACGCCTCTTCTTTGTCCATCTTTTACGCCTTCAGCTTCTATAGAGAGTGTTGAGCCTCTTGATGATCTTTCTCCAAGGAAGCAAGCTTTATGTTGGCCGAGTCCAACAAAGCCTTATTCTGGTAAAAAGTTTCTTTCAACTTCATCAACTCGATCTTGAGTGTCAAACATCACCTGATCCATGAGGGCGCTCCTCAGATGGTAGGTCTCAACCATGTTTAGAAAAACCTTCACACCTATTTTCTTGGCCATCAAAATATCATTGATAAAGTTGAGGTGATTATGTAAGAAGGTCACACTGTTAAAATCTctatcacacacacacacacagagagagagagagagagagagagagagagagagagagagagagagagagagagagagagagagagagagagagagagagagagagagagagagagagagagaacaaCCTTGATTGCAAAAGAAATTGGAGAGGATACTCCCTAGGGAAGCGAGACCACACCATTCCCCTGAGACGCTTCATCATCCAAATCTTTGGAGGCAATCTCCTTTAGATCAATGTGAGTTTTCCCTTTGGAAATTTTATACTTTTTAGCATGGGTTAAGACTAGGTATATACAATATAAGTTAACATTACGATTATAAATAAGGTCGAATGGATGCTGCGAACTTCCTCCATCAGTTTTCCTTTCTTCCCAACCCAAATTATCAAGCCGGAAGGGACGCTCTTTTGGATGGAGATCCCCACATCATTACACTTGGCTTTCTTCCTCTCTAGCAAATGCTTTTTCCCCTTGAAACTGTCAAAGGAGTCTTGCtctcaacaaaaaaaaaactttaattaaaataaaaacttaGATAAACATATGCATGATTGACACTTACATAAATATCCACCGAGTTCTTTGTCATCCCTTCATGATCCATCAACTCCCTCACATTAAAAACACGAAAATCTCCTAAGAAGTTGACAACATCTTTGCTGGTCTCACTTAGCTAGTCATAGTTAAAGTTGTTTATCGGCACATGGTTACTCGTCCTATATAGAAGGAATTTCTACTCACCGGTCTCCTTAAAGATGACAATCGAACATTCCTTGCTACCTTGTACTCGTACAAACATGTCCTTCCAATTCTTATAGTTTGAGGTGTACGAAGTGAGCATACCATTATTGGCGACAAAGTTTATAGATACCCTATCCACCCTTGTCGGTGCCTTTGGTAGAatagaaagaaaagaaaaatgcATGTTGTTGGCGTGATCACCAAACCCATACACACAATCTTAAACCCTGTAATGAAGGCCCAATTTTTTCGAATAAAGTTGAGAAGGTGAAATATTTGTTGATCGCATGACCTTAGACTTAAACACATTGAATGGGATCCCCACTCCGATATCATAAATCACACTTGTGTACATATCATCGTCAGATTGGTCATCTCTCTCTTAGTATATGGCTCAAATATGACGTCATCTTTCTCTCCAATAGTAGAAACAAATAGACTTTTACAAAATGATGCCACATTGGTCGCACAATTCAAAACATAATCGATGCTATCAACTGCACCACTGAAGAGATTAATGTACGTATTCGCCATCAATGGTCCCACTAGTATTGGGAAAGAAGAGGATAAAATAGGGTCAATATCACTACTCTAGTCAAAATCAAAGTTACTAGAACTATTGTCGTAGCTCTTAAACATTCATAATTACACGTGTTTCTAATCAACCCTCCCATTACATCGCCTTGAACTCACTAAATATCGATTCCATATTCGACACCGCTCCTAATGCATTATATGCTCTATTGGATCACCATTTTCATCACACTCTCTAATAAACACCACCACCTATTAGTGTACAAAGGAAATAAATAAAGGAGCATAACTCAATACATGTGATGAATGTTCTCTTGAGGTGATGTTAAAAGAAAGAACCTGTAAGAAGAAAAAGAGACCCTTAATGCAAATAGGAAGAATGTTGAAGGAAATACTGAAAATGGAAAGGATGAGGGTCATATATTTAAAGAGATAATTGCCTCATAGACTAAGTGGGCGTCTATAGGGTTATAGGTATCATTACTGTTATAGAACACCAAGACCCTTATCATGAGCATGCAAATAGAAAAATGACCCAAATTGTTTAGTGTTTCTTAAAACAATTTTATTCATTTCACCATATTAAATGTACTGTTAATCCAAATGTTTAAGAGTTGCTCTTATGCGAGTCACCGCATAATTCTCACAAAACATCACGACCAAAGATAAAAAATGGCTATGCATTTCAATAAACACTCAAAATGGCATCACCTTCGAACACACCTTAATCACTTCGTCCTTCCAGGCCTCGTGCTTGGGGGACTTTGGATCAAATTATGCTAGCTTAATCATTTCTCCCTTTTATGCCTCATGTTTAGCGGATTGTGATCCAAAATTTCCCACCTTAATCACTTCGCCTTCACAAGTCTTGGCTTGAGGGACTATGGACTATAATATCTTTGGTAAGACTCAAAGAGTTCGACCCATCAACTCCTTGAATCTTAAAAGACTATTTATGTGATAAAAGACAGGATCACATGGAGTGCACTTGACCAACCTTGCCCCACCTCCTTCCGTGCTATACCTCGTGGAAGAATGTGTTAAACCATATGTTCATTAGGTCCAACAAAACTCTCCTAATCAATAATAGAAATACTCGCTAAATCCTGCATTAAAATGATAACTCACTCTTATCATTCTACAAAATAAGTCAAAACCGAAAGACATATAACATAGTTTGTAGGTGTTAAACCATCTCCAGAGACTCCCTTGATGGACAATCATGTCCATAAATATCCAACAAGACAGTTGGGTTAAGATTCATTCACTTTACACATATGATCATCCAAAAATCCTCTTGTGCTCCATAAGACAATTAAGGTCAATACTATTATTATCATGCAAGTACAAATACAAATATATTAAAACAAATTAATACGTATGAAAATTTAGAAAGAATCATGTAAAAAAAGTCCTATTACATATAATTCACATAAGATTCAAATATTTTAATAATCATTTTCTCTCTTCACCCGTTTTAAATTATCCtcaatttcattttttatttgggCAGGTGTGTGGTCAAAATTGTATGATCATTGCTTTCAACGAAATAAAATTGCATGATAATCTAAAACTAACACATCATTACTCCACAATTCGTTTTTAACCATTCACATCTTTCAATGTCATCACAAATAGTGTTACCAAGCTTCATCCATTTTTCTTGCCAAACCCCCCAAAACACTTTACTCTTCAAACACAAACACCGTTCTACACAATTCTCCACTTGCAAAATTTCTCCTTTATCATCCTCTTTCTCTTCCATGGCTACCAATTTAAATGCTTCACAATTggattcttcttcttctctttcaattgGACAAACTGATCTTTTAATAGTTGGTCCTGGTGTTCTTGGTCGTTTAGTGGCCCATCAATGGCGTCAGGTACTCTTGATTAACTACTCTGTTGATTTGATTTTTCACTGTTTTGATTTTCGTTAAAGCATGGAACTCTAGGTTGCACGCGTTCGGTACGGATAAGTACCTCACGGAATATGGCATTTTTTGAAAAAAGTTAAGGTACACATGTTTTCTAAAGGACTGGTTTTGCCTAAAAGAATTATCTTGTAAAATAACACATctaaatattttatttttcaaaaagaGTGAAGATTGGCTCAACAACATCAAAAATCACATTTGAAAAGTGTTAATAATTCGTAGAATTAAAGGGTGAAATCTAAATGTGACtcaataacaaaaaaaattacaCTTGAAAAATCTTAATAATTCACTATAAAGCATGTCTCGGTATGTGATATTTGTTCAGACAATttactttttttaaaaatgattacTAGTGTAGTCGTATCAGCGTCTGAGTCAATTGTGCTTCATAGATAATTCATAGAATTAAAGGTTGAAAGCTAAATGTTGTAGAGTGATCCAGAGTAAAAGACTATAGGAAATTGACTTTTTACTTCTTCTctttaaaataaattaaaaaacaTAAATTAACCTACTAAAAAACTCGAAAATTTTCtgattgaagaaaaaaaattgcattttttgGGTTCAAGTACCAATGGTAATGGTATACCAACTCACGTaacaaacataaaaaaaaagagtaGGTGTGGATTCGATACGTACCATGCGAGTACCGTAGATATACCAGTACCAGCTACGTACCCGGTACTTTTCCTAAAACAGTGTACTCTGCTTCAGATATGGAATTTGAATGCTGTGTTTTTTGTTGATGCAGGAATATAAGGGTTGTCAAGTTTTTGGACAAACTATAACCACTGATCATCATGAGGAGTTGATTCAATTGGGCATAAGTCCCTCTTTGAATTGGACTAAATTTCAACACAAGTTTCCCTATGTGATTTTTTGTGCTCCTCCTTATCAATCCTCGGATTACCACGGTGATCTTAAGTGAGTAATCTTGGTCTCAGTTAGTCATTAATCCCGTAATTTGTACTAGTATTTTGTAAGAGTTATACTAAACATTGTCAGTTTCAAATCATATGAAATACCAAACACTCTTTGTTGGGAATGGGGTCGAATCTATTTTTCTGTTCTTAGACATAGAGAAAAGCTTAAATTTACCTTTGAAAAAAGTAAAACTTAATCAGTTTTCAAGTTGTATCTTTCGTCTGAACTTATGTGTTGTGGACTGTCAACCACTCAGGCAGGCTGCATCATGCTGGAACGGTGAAGGTTCCTTTCTGTATACATCAAGTTCTGCTCCATATGATTGTAACGACAATGGTTTATGTGATGAGGTAGGTCTTGAGAAGTTTCTCAACTGTTCTCTCTCTCAGTCtcaaatctctctctctctttatcCAAATATTAGTTTTAGTTTGTTTCAAATGGCTTACTTTGTGGCATTAGGAATCACTTATTTTCTTCATCATATTCAGTTTATAACAATGTAGAACTGATATGGATCTGTTAACTTGTCTTCTTCATGAGATTTTATTTACTTCTATGCAGGACACTCCGGTTGTGCCGATTGGGAGGAGTCTAAGGACCGATGTCCTTTTAAACGCTGAAAGCATCGTGCTCGAGTTTGGCGGTTCAGTTGTTAGACTATCTGGACTTTATATATCCTTTTCAAAACCTCAATTTTCTTCGATTTCAAAGGTCCATTATTCTCGTGATTGGTTATTTCTTTTATGTTTATAGTGGATGCCAACCTTGACTTTTAAAACAAAGAAGGTAAA from Lathyrus oleraceus cultivar Zhongwan6 chromosome 1, CAAS_Psat_ZW6_1.0, whole genome shotgun sequence includes:
- the LOC127079212 gene encoding uncharacterized protein LOC127079212, encoding MSSQIVLPSFIHFSCQTPQNTLLFKHKHRSTQFSTCKISPLSSSFSSMATNLNASQLDSSSSLSIGQTDLLIVGPGVLGRLVAHQWRQEYKGCQVFGQTITTDHHEELIQLGISPSLNWTKFQHKFPYVIFCAPPYQSSDYHGDLKQAASCWNGEGSFLYTSSSAPYDCNDNGLCDEDTPVVPIGRSLRTDVLLNAESIVLEFGGSVVRLSGLYKEGKGAHAYYLEKGIVESRPDHVLNLIHYEDAASLSVAILKKHFRGKIFLGCDNHPLSRQELMDLVEKSGKFSKKFEKFTGTNDPLGKRLNNSKTRQEVGWEPKYSSFGHFLETL